The genomic region AATCCAACACAGAACTTGCGATAGGCTGTCTCGTAAAATTCTTCCAATTGATGAAGTGGCTTAGACATCTTCGTGGTAACAGAGGTAAAGTTTTGGCGAATTTCAGCAGGTATTTGCGTTGACCTTAAGCAGGAACTCCAAGGCGAGCAGAGGGGTCATGCAGTCTAGACAATCTGACATCCCTCAACGACAATGGCCAAAGGTGAAGCACAGTGACACACCGCTACACAAGAGACCGATTATTATTAGAAACTCACAGGACCACTACTTGTGAACACAGTTATCACTCAATCCACATCCAGTCGATAGCTGAGCCGTCTTCAGCTtagacttcttcttcgagccTCCAACGCAAGGACAACCCTTCTTGTGAACCTTCTcacccttctcatcaacctccccCTTTCCAGCTCCTTCATCAGCACAAATGCAGACGGTAGAAGCAAAAGCACCTCCCTCTGTGCTCGGACCTTGAGGCTGATACCACGGAGGACAGAAATCAGGAAGCGTAGGAGTTGTTTTGACTCTACCGTAGTCATTGGTGCCAACCTTGTAATCCGATTCGCCGAAGCCGTCGAAGCGAATCTTCCACGTCATGGGGAAGGGAACAAACTCATCCCAAGTTGGGGTGAGATACGTATCAGTCTGGGGCCGAAGGATGTCATCAGTGAAGATCTCGTCTGCCTCTTTATGGTcgtccagcttcttgacttgctGCTCAATCCAGCTAACTCGTCCAGGTGCCATGTAGTTTGCGTAGCCCTCGGGTGTAGAGTCAAgattgatcttcttgagcttgcccTGCGCATCGTGACCACGACGAGGGTTCTTCATCTGAGCGACGAACTTGATCATTGAGGTTAGAGAGATCGTGGCAACACGTCGAGGTGCAAAGACGCCAAATTTGTCGGCGATGCTGAGCTGGGACATTAAGACCTGTTGCTTCTCTGCGTTGCCCTTGACTCCAGGCTCCTCACCCGCCTTGGCCTGCAGAACACAGTTAGTATGAAGTTTGGACAGACATCTGGTGGTATGAACTTACAAGATCGAGGATAACAGCTTGACCTTCCTTGATAGTAACTTGCTTTCCTTTGTTCACACCAGCAAAAGTATACTTGCCTTCTTCGACAGCCTTGCGAATAATGGGCTGTCGAACGGTGATTCGAGCCATTGTCTGtaccatcttctccagctgcTCATCCGCGTCTGGCTTATCATTGAAGACACACTTCTGGACTTGTATCCATTGTGGACCGATGTCATTGCGCAGGAGCATGAGATGCGGACGACCATCAGCCGCTGCATAAAGGTCCCTCATGTACCCGTCCAAGGTAGCAGTGAACTATTGCTCGTTAGCATATCTATTAAACCGAGCACTGAATGAACTTACCGAAACGACTGCATTATAAGCAAAGTCGAGACAAATGAGCAGAAGAATAGCAGCCGCTTTACTCTGGTCCTTCTCATAAGCAAGGACCTGTTTCGCGACAAAGACTCCAAGATCATGCATAGCATTAGTCTCTTTCTTACCAAACAACGCCCTGGTGATGTCCCACTGTCCAGCTTCCCAGATAGTTCCTCTCTGGGTCAGTtcgatgagcttcttcatggaAGCCTTGAAGGCTTCACGGCGCTGCAACCACTTGGTCTCGTCAGCGTTGTACGAGAGGAAGATCTGGCAGTTTGTGATGTGCCGATAAATCTCATTCTCGCTGTACGTGTCCTTGGCATCGGTTGGAGTCTTGAATAGCTTGTTGCCAAAGCCGAGGAAATCGGCGACGTATCGAGTGACAACGGGTATGGCAAAGCTATGAGTTGGTCAGCGGGGTCTGGGAGTCAAAGGGTAGAAATAAACTCACTCTCGAGTAGCATCGATCTGGAATGTCGAGTTGGTCATAGAGACCGACTCTCTCTTGACaatctctctcatctcttgaTCAAGGTACTTCTTCAAGTCTGCGTCCACGTCCTTGACATAATCATCAATCACGGAAGAGTAGGTAGGTGGATCCTTCGCGGGTATCGGGTTCAATACGTCTCTGACTACTTGAGGCAGGTTTGCCTCGTAGTAATACGCAGGGTTGGTGAagttcttggccttctcgccTTGCAGTATGATCTTGATGTCATCGTACTTACTGAGATACCACGGCTTCTCGGGCTTCTGTACCGGGGCAGCAACAGCGACCTTTGGGTGATCAACTGTCTCCTTGAACCAATCACCATAGCCTTGAGCCTCGGCATAGATGGCATTCTGCTTGGCCGTGTAGAAAGGATGGAAGAAGCGGATTGTGTTGGAGGGGAACCATCCTGGGAAAGCACGTTGAAGTAGGCGATGGAAGACTGAGCTCTTACAAACCTCGTTGTTGGGAGTGACCTCTTTCATGCCCCAAGAGGTCAAAGAGTTGGTGTTCCAATCAACAGTGTAGAACCGATCAGATCGAACAAGCGTGATGGCAtcggagaagatggcagaCCAAAGAGCGGAGCTTGACTCACTGGGACCTGGGTCCAGGCCCATGTACTCATCAGACTCGCAGAAGATACCGGGATAGAGCTCGATCTTGTCAGGGTGCTCATAAAGATCTCGAAGTGCATTTTGGATCTCAACGTTCTTGGTGACACTCTCAAACGACTGGTGTCTGGGCAGGCCAAAGAAGTCTCTGAAGTCATTCAAAGTTCCGCACTCCCATCGACGAGCTTGAAGAATGCCCATGATCTCAACGGGCTTGAGGCACTTGGGAACGTTGCGGGGTCCAAAGTTTGAGATGGGGTCATCCATAGCTGAAGTAAGCTCCTCGAGCATCTGGTTGTCATCGAAgaggttggtgatggcgttGCGAGTAAAgtgcttggacttggtgaCCTTCTGTGGTTCGATGTTGGAAGCAGCACCGTTAAAAGCAATACCACTGTCCGACGTATTGCCAGACGATCCAGCTCCATTTGCAGGTGCTGTGTCGTCATCTGGGATACCAAAGGTGACCTCCCATGGCTCAGGCTCCCTCTTACCATACTTATGATCCTCTGCAGCCTTCTGCTTAACAGCAGCCATAGTACCCAGAAACTCGGGAAGAGAAGTATTGCTCGGGTCCCTGAAATGCAACACCTTCTTCATAAAGTCCTCAGTGTATGCCTCATCCTTACGAGAGATGGCACAGTGGAAGCGGTAGAGAAGGTTGAACTCGACCGTGACTTGGTTGCCAATACCACGgctcgtcttcttctgatCAAAGTCGGCGCGTGGATCAAGCGTGAAGTTGGTGTCGAACTGATGGAAGCCCATAAGCGCTCTTAAGTAGTCGTGGACTGAGATCTGGATGTACATGCCGCAGGTGATGAGTCGAGCCGTGTTGAAGAGGTCATCGTCTTGCTTGTTCCAGGCTGCTTCCCAGGCATCTTTGAACTCGTCGCATGCAGCTTCAAAGTCCTTGGCGGCTTGATGATCGTGatccttgagcttcaacgtcttcttcttgagaagaagcttgagatcgTTGGCCAGGTCTTCCAAGTCTTGGTTCAGCTTAGACTTGTTAAacttctcaatctcttccagaGCGTCGTGCCGAGCCTGTTCAGCTTTCTCTCgagtcttcttctccttaTCAGTCTCATTGGGTGTCTTCGGGGGAGCGTATGGTGCATCGCCAGGCCTCGCTGCGCGGACTTGTCGCCAGAGATCTTCGTATTGCTTGCACATATTCTGAACTTTCTCATCCAACGGAAGCTTCTGACCGTATTGGTCCTTCTCAGGAAGATGCTCCATGATCAGAGAGACAATCTTTGTCTTCTCATACATGACGGGTACTCTGAAGCGGCCATTTTCGTTGATACGAAGAAGTTGTCTTGCAGCATAGTTATGATAACGGTTGTACATAACTAGCATGATGCAGACACCAGGTGGCTGCCGAAGTAGACGGTCTTCAGCAAAAGTATCAGGCTTCAGTAGACCAAGCTTGTACTTATCATCTCGAACCTTGCGCTGCATCTCGTTGGTGTATCCATAGAGAGGCGATAGGTCGAGGTAAGACGAGCTATCAGAGATATTCTTGTCGTTGTCGTTAGTTCTGAAAATGTCATGGATAATGATGGTTGCGTGGTAGATGAGCATCGCGGAGAGTCCGGATTGACTCTctcggccaccttcttctcgtgCCATGAGCTTGTCAAAGAGATCAGAAGGATCAGGGAGAGCTCCTAATGGTGCTGTCTTTGACGGGACGGTCTTGGCGTATGGGGCACCAGCTTGGCCGAGATGGGGATTCATGGCGCTGTTGAACTTGCCATCAGCAGTTCTATACTGGAAAGCATCGCCAAGGTACGTCAAAGGCGCTGCAGAAATTAGCATCTGTCATCAGTCTCTCCTAGGTTGTGTAAACTCACGGTGCAGCATCTTGTCGTACTTGTCCTTGACTTGGTCATTGATCAGCTTCTGGCGTTGGACACTGTAGTCAGAAAGACTGCCAGCGATCGTCGCAAGACTCTGTCCCTACGCATCGTCAGAAGGGAGGCTCGTGAAAATACCAGGTCAACTTACATCAAGCCCAGTGCCTTTGATAATGCCATCTGCCGTTCTCTTCAAGGCGGGCCAATTACTGGACTTGGAGAACACAGATTTGACATCTTCCCATAAGCCAACCTTGGGAACAATAGGGTTCTATAGATGTCAGCAAATATGATACAATGTCGGCAGTGATACATACTCCAATGAGTTTGTCGCCGTGATACTTGGCATACTTCTCAGcttctttcttgtttctaAGTTGCAACGTGAGTTGCATCAGATCCTCATCTTGCTTGCTCATCACAGGCTCATGTGAGGGGTGAGAGTGGCCATTCATGATGACTGTCAGGAGTGTTCTGCGGTATTGCTAAAAACAACGCGAGCAGGAGATGAGAGCGGGAGGTACACTTGGTGAGAGTGACTTGTGCACACTGTTttgagctgaagaggaggagatgagACGTTATGAGATAGTTTGAGGCAGCAAAACGTTTCGCGATGCTTCCTTTGAGCTGGTGCAGCCTGGGGCCTATTATCAGTCCATGTAGATGGGGTATCCGCGTGAAGATTGTGAGTGCACTGTGAAGACAAACTATCGATCAGACCCTGCCTCGCTTACTCCGCTCTATCAGAACCAATTCTCGGGCATTATTATCCATATTTCGGCATCTGCGCGCCAAGAAAACCGTATTCATTATGTTTCTGGCTAAACCCCGCTCAACTCTTGAGCTGACGAACCTTGCATACAGCGTGGCTGACATTCATGTACAGCTCATTCGTCATCGTGACATTTGTTAGTCCGCCGCTATTGATTTCATGCATTCGCTCCTCCAGCTATCACAAAAGAACTGATTCTTCGGCATACCAAGAAACGACTAATCAGATCATTACAAGACAAAGTTCGGAGCTGAACATGAGCATGCATACGAGCAGCGGTTATCACGGCTGTAGCCCAATACCGGACCGTTATCACATTCCCCGCTCAGCCACTTGCAAATTCACCCACTCAACTCTCCACACGGCCCGTTGCGGCTGGCTGACCGCTAAAGGGCTCAAAATAGCGCCTAGTTCAGACTAAAGCAGAAGTGCTCAGGCCACCTCTGGAGCTGAAAACGCGTGCATCATCAGCCGTTGGTGagatcagcatcatcacaTTCCTCTTCCAGCGGTTTCAGGGCCGCCAAACGCCTTGTGGCATGAGCAGTTGCAGTTGTGTTGTGCACTAATGCGCCAAGGACTATCCCGTAACCCGGTTATCAACCGGTCAGGTATTCGGCGCTTATCGTGAGGCTGTCGTCCCCTGCTGGTACCGTGCACCGGTGAGGAGAGACCTACGGATAGCTGCAGCAAGTTTACCTAACTCAGTGAATAAGTTGCCAGTTTCAGCAAGCCACCAGACGTAAGCAGTAATGCAGCTCTTGCATCCAATTCTTTTTGGTCCTCCCACGTACATCCGATGTCTCAAACTCTGGCTTTAGTAGTGCGGCTGATCATGGGGCTATTGGAAATGCTCAGCGCTCAACTGGGCGCCACAAATACCACGCTACAGCCTACAGGTCTGGACTCCAGTGTACTCAACCTCGAAACCACTGGTCAATGATAAGAGAGGTTGGCTAATGACCTTACAGCTTCCTCGTTGTATAACAGCTCAAATTGATTCAAGCAACATTACTCCCACGTCTTTCAAGTTTCCGTCGTTGCGAAATCAGTTCATTTGCCTTCCCTTGTTCAACCTCCATCACTTCACGAGCCTCAAAGTCCATGTCATTCATCGTTCCAATGCCTCCTTCACCAGCAGTTGGAGAATTTGCAAAGGCTCCTCCCAATGCCAGCAGAAGTCCATGCCCCGTCGTGAATGCTCTTGCAAACCATGGCTATCTTGAGCGCAGCGGACGTGGCATTTTCATGGATGATCTCAACGCCTCAATGAAACACGTCGGCATGAGTCCTCTCCTCGGCTCTGTCTTTGCCATTCCCACCTACTTTGAGTACCAAAACCCAGCCAAAGCATACATGAAAAAGCCTGTTGGCACATGGCAGAGGATTTGGTCCCTCATCAAAAATCCCTACTCCTTCTTCGACTATTTCGGTTGCTGGAATGCGAAACAGATTAGTGATGGAAAGAAGTATCTCAATCTTGTTGACCTTGCTTCTCACGGTGCTATTGAGCATGACATCTCCCTGTCAAGACGAGACATTGCTCAGAAG from Fusarium oxysporum Fo47 chromosome III, complete sequence harbors:
- a CDS encoding Chloroperoxidase — its product is MSFIVPMPPSPAVGEFAKAPPNASRSPCPVVNALANHGYLERSGRGIFMDDLNASMKHVGMSPLLGSVFAIPTYFEYQNPAKAYMKKPVGTWQRIWSLIKNPYSFFDYFGCWNAKQISDGKKYLNLVDLASHGAIEHDISLSRRDIAQKQGNNDPQQDLIEEMLDYSFDGETLTIEDLARFIKARISRQLEDNPELVYGPAEHQVNCGQIALMMGCFGDGKTIPVKYVKAIFEDERLPIEEGWKRRSWWTMGLVEFFGAVKKLVNAVGVEF
- a CDS encoding uncharacterized protein (animal heme peroxidase-domain-containing protein) is translated as MNGHSHPSHEPVMSKQDEDLMQLTLQLRNKKEAEKYAKYHGDKLIGNPIVPKVGLWEDVKSVFSKSSNWPALKRTADGIIKGTGLDGQSLATIAGSLSDYSVQRQKLINDQVKDKYDKMLHPPLTYLGDAFQYRTADGKFNSAMNPHLGQAGAPYAKTVPSKTAPLGALPDPSDLFDKLMAREEGGRESQSGLSAMLIYHATIIIHDIFRTNDNDKNISDSSSYLDLSPLYGYTNEMQRKVRDDKYKLGLLKPDTFAEDRLLRQPPGVCIMLVMYNRYHNYAARQLLRINENGRFRVPVMYEKTKIVSLIMEHLPEKDQYGQKLPLDEKVQNMCKQYEDLWRQVRAARPGDAPYAPPKTPNETDKEKKTREKAEQARHDALEEIEKFNKSKLNQDLEDLANDLKLLLKKKTLKLKDHDHQAAKDFEAACDEFKDAWEAAWNKQDDDLFNTARLITCGMYIQISVHDYLRALMGFHQFDTNFTLDPRADFDQKKTSRGIGNQVTVEFNLLYRFHCAISRKDEAYTEDFMKKVLHFRDPSNTSLPEFLGTMAAVKQKAAEDHKYGKREPEPWEVTFGIPDDDTAPANGAGSSGNTSDSGIAFNGAASNIEPQKVTKSKHFTRNAITNLFDDNQMLEELTSAMDDPISNFGPRNVPKCLKPVEIMGILQARRWECGTLNDFRDFFGLPRHQSFESVTKNVEIQNALRDLYEHPDKIELYPGIFCESDEYMGLDPGPSESSSALWSAIFSDAITLVRSDRFYTVDWNTNSLTSWGMKEVTPNNEVCKSSVFHRLLQRAFPGWFPSNTIRFFHPFYTAKQNAIYAEAQGYGDWFKETVDHPKVAVAAPVQKPEKPWYLSKYDDIKIILQGEKAKNFTNPAYYYEANLPQVVRDVLNPIPAKDPPTYSSVIDDYVKDVDADLKKYLDQEMREIVKRESVSMTNSTFQIDATRDFAIPVVTRYVADFLGFGNKLFKTPTDAKDTYSENEIYRHITNCQIFLSYNADETKWLQRREAFKASMKKLIELTQRGTIWEAGQWDITRALFGKKETNAMHDLGVFVAKQVLAYEKDQSKAAAILLLICLDFAYNAVVSFTATLDGYMRDLYAAADGRPHLMLLRNDIGPQWIQVQKCVFNDKPDADEQLEKMVQTMARITVRQPIIRKAVEEGKYTFAGVNKGKQVTIKEGQAVILDLAKAGEEPGVKGNAEKQQVLMSQLSIADKFGVFAPRRVATISLTSMIKFVAQMKNPRRGHDAQGKLKKINLDSTPEGYANYMAPGRVSWIEQQVKKLDDHKEADEIFTDDILRPQTDTYLTPTWDEFVPFPMTWKIRFDGFGESDYKVGTNDYGRVKTTPTLPDFCPPWYQPQGPSTEGGAFASTVCICADEGAGKGEVDEKGEKVHKKGCPCVGGSKKKSKLKTAQLSTGCGLSDNCVHK